The Colius striatus isolate bColStr4 chromosome Z, bColStr4.1.hap1, whole genome shotgun sequence DNA window ATTCCAAACCATTCAGACCTGTGAGTTGCAGTTTGACATGCATAAACACATGACACTGAGACAATTAAGCTCCATAGCATACGTGTAAGTTACATGTAAATGTAAGTGTTCTGTGTGTGAGTACACAGAGAGAAGCACATgcagtgagaaagaaaatgtgggTAACGTTTTTTATGTGTGTTCCAACTGTGATAGCTGATAATAAAAGTACTGTGTGCCACTGCATGGATTGCTGATGGTAAAGTCTAGGAGAAGAGAGAGGCTCATCATTTTGTGTTCTCTGCCTTCTGCCTGTTCAGGAGATGAAAGAGTATTCAAACCAACTAAGTGGAACAGTCAACGTGGAAATGGACGCGGCTCCTGGCATCGACCTGACCAGAATTCTCGCTGAGATGAGGGAACAGTATGAAGCTCTGGCTGAGAAGAACCGTAAAGATGCTGAAGCCTGGTTCTTCACTCAGGTAGTTATGCCAATAAATGTCAAACTGATGCACTGGCTTATTGTTACTGCATCAGCAGATGGGACGGGCCCTCCCCTTCTCAGaagatttgaaaatgtttttgtacGGTATGTGAGCAATTTTacagttgttttttcctttcagaccGATGAGCTGAACCGTGAAGTAGCCACCCATACACAACAGATACAGACGAGCAAATCAGAGATCACAGAACTGAGACGCACAGTCCAGAGCCTGGAGATCGAGCTCCAGTCACAGCTTAGCATGGTATGGGGCTGCCCCAAGCACTTCACAAGTCACTGCTAGTAcactcttccctttctccctctctatcTTGGCTTCCCTTAGACTCCTCCTCTGTGGAACAAATCTGTGTGCTAACCTATTCTGACATTCCCTTCTAGAAAGCTGGACTGGAAGCCAACCTGCGGGATACAGAAGGACGGTACTGTGCCCAGCTGGCACAGATTCAGGCCCTTATCACCAGCGTGGAGGAGCAATTGAGTGAACTTCGATGTGACATGGAGCGTCAGAACCAGGAGTACAGAATGCTCATGGACATCAAAAGCCGCCTGGAGCAGGAAATCGCCACGTACCGCCAGTTGCTGGAGGGCCAGGACGCTCAGTACGTTACTATACACAAAATCTTGTGATGATTAGATAAGGTTAACAACACAACATATTGTAAAGCAGTAATTTGTGGTTGCTAAGCCGACTCCAGAGTACTAAATTACACTCGCTGCATACACAGCCTTTGGAGTAATGGCAAAAGCCCAACAAAATCCCAGGCAGTGCTGTAATTCATGATAAATCTCAAAATCTACTGATgtgaaaatacaaatgcaaCCATTTTGACTGTGACGAATTTAGAAGACACCAGATACTATATGTGTCTCACATAATCCTCTTGTTGCACTGGAAAAACAGCCTCCAGCCTGAACTAACCTATGCAAACCTGTTCTCAGCATTTCTTTAGCTCTTGGTTTTGCCTACACGTGCACAGAGGTGCATCCACCA harbors:
- the LOC104549972 gene encoding keratin, type I cytoskeletal 15 isoform X3, with amino-acid sequence MQNLNDRLASYLDKVRALEEANSDLEVKIRDWYQKQAPTSPARDYSHYYKTIEDLRDKILAATIDNSRVILEIDNARLAADDFRLKYENELFLRQSVESDINGLRRVLDELTLSRADLEMQIENLKEELAYLKKNHEEEMKEYSNQLSGTVNVEMDAAPGIDLTRILAEMREQYEALAEKNRKDAEAWFFTQTDELNREVATHTQQIQTSKSEITELRRTVQSLEIELQSQLSMKAGLEANLRDTEGRYCAQLAQIQALITSVEEQLSELRCDMERQNQEYRMLMDIKSRLEQEIATYRQLLEGQDAQYVTIHKIL